A section of the Virgibacillus sp. NKC19-3 genome encodes:
- a CDS encoding GntR family transcriptional regulator, with amino-acid sequence MKGPFDQEKPIYVQVREKIEDQILNHQLQEGDQAPSTNQLVQFYKINHVTVSNGVNPLVDEGILYKKRGIGMFVAEGAREKLIRKRKDLFIEDYVVKLVHEAEKLGITENEMISSIKKVKRGGAE; translated from the coding sequence ATGAAAGGACCTTTTGATCAGGAGAAACCGATATATGTGCAAGTCCGAGAAAAAATTGAGGATCAAATACTTAATCACCAGCTCCAAGAAGGAGATCAGGCTCCCTCGACAAACCAACTCGTTCAATTCTATAAAATTAATCATGTGACGGTTTCCAATGGTGTAAATCCATTAGTTGATGAAGGGATTCTTTATAAGAAGAGAGGGATTGGGATGTTTGTAGCAGAAGGTGCGAGAGAGAAACTTATACGAAAACGAAAAGATTTGTTTATAGAAGATTATGTCGTCAAATTAGTGCACGAAGCCGAAAAATTAGGAATCACTGAAAACGAAATGATCAGCTCAATTAAGAAAGTAAAAAGGGGTGGTGCAGAATGA